From one Pseudopipra pipra isolate bDixPip1 chromosome 2, bDixPip1.hap1, whole genome shotgun sequence genomic stretch:
- the WASF3 gene encoding actin-binding protein WASF3 isoform X2: MPLVKRNIEPRHLCRGALPEGITSELECVTNSTLAAIIRQLSSLSKHAEDIFGELFNEANSFYIRANSLQDRIDRLAVKVTQLDSTVEEVSLQDINMKKAFKSSTIQDQQVVSKNSIPNPVADIYNQSDKPPPLNILSPYRDDKKDGLKFYTDPSYFFDLWKEKMLQDTEDKRKEKRRQKREKHKLNPNRNQQINVRKVRTRKEEWERRKMGIEFMSDAKKMEQAGSMKEDKMPKGSHASDVTDYSYPATPNHSLHQQIAMPSYGAGDGPQYMAASQSHEHEYRPPSTTVRHATLNRPQQPPPPPPQPSDGQHSSVPVVPAEYGMLPAQMVDYYNPTGPPPPPPPPMIPSAQTAFVSPLQLPVPPSHSGLVTGSTYAAAHPPPSSGLVVTAPPPPGPPPPPPGPPAAGASLSSSPMHVPPASEAKRHEPAQAPISDARSDLLAAIRMGIQLKKVQEQREQEAKREPVGNDVATILSRRIAVEYSDSDDDSEFDENDWSD; this comes from the exons GCAAACATGCTGAAGACATATTTGGTGAATTGTTTAATGAGGCCAACAGCTTTTACATCAGAGCAAATTCCCTTCAAGACAGAATTGATCGCCTTGCTGTCAAAGTTACCCAGCTGGATTCAACGGTAGAAGAGG tatCCTTACAGGATATCAACATGAAAAAAGCATTCAAGAGCTCAACAATTCAAGATCAGCAGGTAGTTTCAAAGAACAGCATTCCAAACCCAGTGGCTGATATTTATAATCAGAGTGACAAACCACCACCTCTGAATATTCTTTCACCTTATAG GGATGATAAGAAAGATGGATTGAAGTTTTATACTGATCCTTCCTATTTTTTTGatctttggaaagaaaaaatgttacagGATACTGAAGATAAGcgaaaagaaaaaaggagacaaaag AGAGAGAAACACAAGCTGAATCCAAACAGAAACCAGCAAATTAATGTGAGAAAAGTAAGAACAAGAAAAGAAGagtgggagagaaggaaaatgggCATTGAGTTCATGAGTGACGCAAAGAAAATGGAACAGGCAGGAAGCATGAAAGAGGACAAAATGCCCAAAGG GTCCCATGCATCTGATGTTACAGATTATTCTTATCCTGCTACTCCGAATCATTCCCTCCATCAGCAGATAGCAATGCCTTCATATGGAGCAGGAGATGGTCCACAGTACATGGCAGCATCCCAAAGCCATGAGCATGAATACAGACCACCTTCCACCACTGTACGACATGCTACTTTAAACAGACCTCAGCaaccacctccacctccaccccaGCCTTCAGATGGCCAGCATAGCTCAGTACCTGTGGTACCAGCAGAATATGG GATGCTTCCAGCTCAGATGGTGGATTATTACAACCCTACAggtcctccccctcctcctcctccccctaTGATTCCTTCAGCACAAACTGCATTTGTTAGTCCCCTTCAGCTTCCTGTGCCACCTTCCCACTCTGGACTGGTGACTGGCTCTACATATGCAGCTgctcatcctcctccttctAGTGGGCTTGTTGtcactgctcctcctcctcccggcccacctcctccccctccaggccctcctgctgcaggtgcatccctctcttcctccccaATGCACGTTCCTCCGGCGTCGGAGGCAAAGCGCCATGAACCTGCCCAGGCACCGATCAGCGATGCACGGAGCGATCTCCTTGCTGCCATTAGAATGG GAATTCAGCTGAAGAAGGTGCAGGAGCAACGTGAGCAAGAAGCCAAGCGCGAGCCTGTTGGCAATGATGTGGCAACCATCCTTTCGAGGCGCATTGCGGTGGAATACAGCGATTCCGATGATGATTCAGAGTTTGATGAGAACGACTGGTCAGACTGA
- the WASF3 gene encoding actin-binding protein WASF3 isoform X3: MKKAFKSSTIQDQQVVSKNSIPNPVADIYNQSDKPPPLNILSPYRDDKKDGLKFYTDPSYFFDLWKEKMLQDTEDKRKEKRRQKEQKRIDGTTREVKKVRKARNRRQEWNMMAYDKELRPDNRLSQSVYHGASSEGSLSPDTRSHASDVTDYSYPATPNHSLHQQIAMPSYGAGDGPQYMAASQSHEHEYRPPSTTVRHATLNRPQQPPPPPPQPSDGQHSSVPVVPAEYGMLPAQMVDYYNPTGPPPPPPPPMIPSAQTAFVSPLQLPVPPSHSGLVTGSTYAAAHPPPSSGLVVTAPPPPGPPPPPPGPPAAGASLSSSPMHVPPASEAKRHEPAQAPISDARSDLLAAIRMGIQLKKVQEQREQEAKREPVGNDVATILSRRIAVEYSDSDDDSEFDENDWSD; this comes from the exons ATGAAAAAAGCATTCAAGAGCTCAACAATTCAAGATCAGCAGGTAGTTTCAAAGAACAGCATTCCAAACCCAGTGGCTGATATTTATAATCAGAGTGACAAACCACCACCTCTGAATATTCTTTCACCTTATAG GGATGATAAGAAAGATGGATTGAAGTTTTATACTGATCCTTCCTATTTTTTTGatctttggaaagaaaaaatgttacagGATACTGAAGATAAGcgaaaagaaaaaaggagacaaaag GAGCAAAAACGTATAGATGGCACCACCCGTGAGGTGAAAAAGGTTAGAAAAGCCAGGAACAGACGCCAGGAGTGGAATATGATGGCATATGACAAAGAGCTTAGACCTGACAACAGGTTGTCTCAAAGTGTGTACCATGGAGCATCTTCCGAGGGATCACTGTCCCCAGATACTAG GTCCCATGCATCTGATGTTACAGATTATTCTTATCCTGCTACTCCGAATCATTCCCTCCATCAGCAGATAGCAATGCCTTCATATGGAGCAGGAGATGGTCCACAGTACATGGCAGCATCCCAAAGCCATGAGCATGAATACAGACCACCTTCCACCACTGTACGACATGCTACTTTAAACAGACCTCAGCaaccacctccacctccaccccaGCCTTCAGATGGCCAGCATAGCTCAGTACCTGTGGTACCAGCAGAATATGG GATGCTTCCAGCTCAGATGGTGGATTATTACAACCCTACAggtcctccccctcctcctcctccccctaTGATTCCTTCAGCACAAACTGCATTTGTTAGTCCCCTTCAGCTTCCTGTGCCACCTTCCCACTCTGGACTGGTGACTGGCTCTACATATGCAGCTgctcatcctcctccttctAGTGGGCTTGTTGtcactgctcctcctcctcccggcccacctcctccccctccaggccctcctgctgcaggtgcatccctctcttcctccccaATGCACGTTCCTCCGGCGTCGGAGGCAAAGCGCCATGAACCTGCCCAGGCACCGATCAGCGATGCACGGAGCGATCTCCTTGCTGCCATTAGAATGG GAATTCAGCTGAAGAAGGTGCAGGAGCAACGTGAGCAAGAAGCCAAGCGCGAGCCTGTTGGCAATGATGTGGCAACCATCCTTTCGAGGCGCATTGCGGTGGAATACAGCGATTCCGATGATGATTCAGAGTTTGATGAGAACGACTGGTCAGACTGA
- the WASF3 gene encoding actin-binding protein WASF3 isoform X1 yields MPLVKRNIEPRHLCRGALPEGITSELECVTNSTLAAIIRQLSSLSKHAEDIFGELFNEANSFYIRANSLQDRIDRLAVKVTQLDSTVEEVSLQDINMKKAFKSSTIQDQQVVSKNSIPNPVADIYNQSDKPPPLNILSPYRDDKKDGLKFYTDPSYFFDLWKEKMLQDTEDKRKEKRRQKEQKRIDGTTREVKKVRKARNRRQEWNMMAYDKELRPDNRLSQSVYHGASSEGSLSPDTRSHASDVTDYSYPATPNHSLHQQIAMPSYGAGDGPQYMAASQSHEHEYRPPSTTVRHATLNRPQQPPPPPPQPSDGQHSSVPVVPAEYGMLPAQMVDYYNPTGPPPPPPPPMIPSAQTAFVSPLQLPVPPSHSGLVTGSTYAAAHPPPSSGLVVTAPPPPGPPPPPPGPPAAGASLSSSPMHVPPASEAKRHEPAQAPISDARSDLLAAIRMGIQLKKVQEQREQEAKREPVGNDVATILSRRIAVEYSDSDDDSEFDENDWSD; encoded by the exons GCAAACATGCTGAAGACATATTTGGTGAATTGTTTAATGAGGCCAACAGCTTTTACATCAGAGCAAATTCCCTTCAAGACAGAATTGATCGCCTTGCTGTCAAAGTTACCCAGCTGGATTCAACGGTAGAAGAGG tatCCTTACAGGATATCAACATGAAAAAAGCATTCAAGAGCTCAACAATTCAAGATCAGCAGGTAGTTTCAAAGAACAGCATTCCAAACCCAGTGGCTGATATTTATAATCAGAGTGACAAACCACCACCTCTGAATATTCTTTCACCTTATAG GGATGATAAGAAAGATGGATTGAAGTTTTATACTGATCCTTCCTATTTTTTTGatctttggaaagaaaaaatgttacagGATACTGAAGATAAGcgaaaagaaaaaaggagacaaaag GAGCAAAAACGTATAGATGGCACCACCCGTGAGGTGAAAAAGGTTAGAAAAGCCAGGAACAGACGCCAGGAGTGGAATATGATGGCATATGACAAAGAGCTTAGACCTGACAACAGGTTGTCTCAAAGTGTGTACCATGGAGCATCTTCCGAGGGATCACTGTCCCCAGATACTAG GTCCCATGCATCTGATGTTACAGATTATTCTTATCCTGCTACTCCGAATCATTCCCTCCATCAGCAGATAGCAATGCCTTCATATGGAGCAGGAGATGGTCCACAGTACATGGCAGCATCCCAAAGCCATGAGCATGAATACAGACCACCTTCCACCACTGTACGACATGCTACTTTAAACAGACCTCAGCaaccacctccacctccaccccaGCCTTCAGATGGCCAGCATAGCTCAGTACCTGTGGTACCAGCAGAATATGG GATGCTTCCAGCTCAGATGGTGGATTATTACAACCCTACAggtcctccccctcctcctcctccccctaTGATTCCTTCAGCACAAACTGCATTTGTTAGTCCCCTTCAGCTTCCTGTGCCACCTTCCCACTCTGGACTGGTGACTGGCTCTACATATGCAGCTgctcatcctcctccttctAGTGGGCTTGTTGtcactgctcctcctcctcccggcccacctcctccccctccaggccctcctgctgcaggtgcatccctctcttcctccccaATGCACGTTCCTCCGGCGTCGGAGGCAAAGCGCCATGAACCTGCCCAGGCACCGATCAGCGATGCACGGAGCGATCTCCTTGCTGCCATTAGAATGG GAATTCAGCTGAAGAAGGTGCAGGAGCAACGTGAGCAAGAAGCCAAGCGCGAGCCTGTTGGCAATGATGTGGCAACCATCCTTTCGAGGCGCATTGCGGTGGAATACAGCGATTCCGATGATGATTCAGAGTTTGATGAGAACGACTGGTCAGACTGA